The Panicum virgatum strain AP13 chromosome 5K, P.virgatum_v5, whole genome shotgun sequence genome has a window encoding:
- the LOC120710563 gene encoding acyl transferase 4-like gives MGFEVRRTSRSYVRPAAATPAGSLELSAIDRVVGLRHMVPSLNVYPPRGCGTAAGEGQLQQQSPATVVREALGKALVDYYPLAGRLVGGPGGPASARVECTGEGAWFVEAVAGCSLEDVGRLEKYPFAIPEGDLLPDEAPGVQPLDLPLMMQVTEFTCGGFVVGLTSSHSITDGLGAAQFITAIGDYGRGLPKPRVTPIWSRGELIPNPPKKLLSGPLPTPRTFQLRHLTVDLSSDSIERAKSQFLQSTGRRCSTFDVAVARLWQARTRSLRLADPSTRVSLGFFADARRLLRRRGGGGGGAGFYGNCFYTVTVSAESGAVAGADTAGVVAMIRDAKARLPAEFARWAAGERVEPDPYDLSFSYDLLFVSDWTRLGLDADYGWGTPSQVISFAFVPFMPKAIIGAPPAPKAGARIMTRCVEEENSPEFRDEMEAF, from the exons CGAGCCGGTCGTACGTGCGCCCGgccgcggcgacgccggcgggcTCGCTGGAGCTGTCCGCCATTGACCGCGTGGTGGGGCTGCGCCACATGGTGCCGTCGCTGAACGTGTACCCGCCGCGCGGCtgcggcaccgccgccggcgaggggcagctgcagcagcagtccCCGGCGACCGTGGTCCGGGAGGCGCTGGGGAAGGCGCTGGTGGACTACTACCCGCTCGCCGGGCGGCTCGTCGGCGGGCCCGGCGGGCCGGCGAGCGCCCGCGTGGAGTGCACCGGCGAGGGCGCGTGGTTCGTGGAGGCCGTCGCCGGGTGCAGCCTGGAGGACGTCGGGCGCCTCGAGAAGTACCCGTTCGCCATCCCGGAGGGCGACCTGCTCCCGGACGAGGCGCCTGGTGTGCAGCCACTCGACCTCCCTCTCATGATGCAG GTGACCGAGTTCACGTGCGGTGGCTTCGTGGTGGGGTTGACCTCCAGCCACTCCATCACTGACGGCCTGGGCGCTGCGCAGTTCATCACCGCCATTGGCGACTACGGCCGCGGTCTCCCCAAGCCCCGTGTCACTCCCATCTGGTCCCGCGGCGAGCTCATCCCAAACCCGCCCAAGAAGCTCCTCTCCGGCCCTCTTCCCACGCCGCGGACGTTCCAACTCCGGCACCTCACCGTGGACCTGAGCTCCGACAGCATCGAGCGTGCCAAGTCCCAGTTCCTGCAGTCCACGGGGCGGCGCTGCTCCACCTtcgacgtcgccgtcgccaggcTGTGGCAGGCGCGGACGCGGTCGCTGCGGCTCGCGGACCCGTCGACGCGCGTCAGCCTCGGCTTCTTtgccgacgcgcgccgcctcctgcgccgccgcggcggcggcggcggcggcgccgggttcTACGGCAACTGCTTCTACACGGTGACGGTGAGCGCGGagagcggcgcggtggcgggcgCGGACACGGCCGGCGTGGTCGCCATGATCCGGGACGCCAAGGCGCGGCTCCCCGCCGAGTTCGCGCGGTGGGCGGCGGGGGAGCGCGTGGAGCCGGACCCCTACGACCTGAGCTTCTCGTACGATTTGCTGTTCGTGTCGGACTGGACCCGCCTGGGGTTGGATGCCGACTACGGCTGGGGGACGCCGTCGCAGGTGATATCCTTTGCGTTCGTCCCGTTCATGCCCAAAGCCATTatcggcgcgccgccggcgcccaaggCGGGGGCAAGGATCATGACACGGTGCGTCGAGGAGGAGAACTCGCCGGAGTTCAGGGACGAGATGGAAGCATTCTAG